The Aedes aegypti strain LVP_AGWG chromosome 1, AaegL5.0 Primary Assembly, whole genome shotgun sequence sequence TTTACCATAAATTTAGAACAAGACTAAACAAACAACACCTAGTAAACAGTCAACAAAGAAAGTTACAGCTGCGTTGCAGCATATATCTCAGAAAAGACTGTCGAGGTTGCCTGCTAACTTTTTTGACATAACTGCAACAATAATGTAACAATTATGTTATTGTATTGCACAATGGGTTAAACTATCCTTCTTATTGGACAGAATATTATTTCTTAATGATGAACCATGGACTTatcattcatcatttttttttattacaaagtaCCCGTTGGAAGTTTATATGATCAAATTgtgcaaacaattttcaaggaaaataaaAGGATAAAATATAATTCTCTTTAAGGTCTCTAATCACGAGAGTATTAATATGTTTTGAACATTCAGACAATAAAAATACTCAtacaaaacaatatttaatatttattatgataaggttttttttattatgattcCCACTGTGCATCACGTTTTGGTACTTCTTTCAGAATGCACAAAAAGTTACTTTGTCGTTACAACGCATCTTACTCGTTTATATGTAACCTGAAGCAGTATGAAGTTGGTGACAAAGAAACTCTATGAATGgttgcaaataaatttaatataagtCAAAACATGACCTTCAATCACGAGTGACTAATATGAAACTAGACAGTGATTTGATTTATTTCTATGCACTACTGGTCATAAATTTCTGTATATCTACAATTATTTGAAGATTGCATATGACTAATCTGCATTATTCTTGAATATCAAGCATCTAACgttgaacattttcgaaaacttaaaaaaatgattttttgatacTTTCTACTATAACTTATTTTAATTATAAGCAATGTAATCAGGATTGATGAATGCGTACCTATGCTTAAATCTTTTAGAAGGTAGTGCAAGTGAGATGGTGGATGGTGAATCGAAAAGAGATCAGTATCGTGAATATATTGCATGCACCGACgattaatatttcaaaaatgtcagGAGAAAATGCTTATATTTTCGAGGcacatgtatttttccaaagtaTCATATAAAATATCACGGTAAATATTGAATCGCATTAAAAGTTGCGGTAAATTaagtatgaaaataaatatgaagaggcttaaaataattaaatggcttaaaattcccttttttattttgtttttcttttgtaaatatgTTGTTTGGCTAACATTAAATTTAACGGCATGTAGTTTGGTAAAATTTTGTCCAGGATTCTGCAATTAACTTGCGGTGTTTGTCTGTTGCACAGTTGTAGCAATTTAAACGAGTGAAGCAAATTATAACTAGTCACATATGAATTACATATGTGATTAGTTATAATTTTCTTTACTTGTTACATATTGGCTCCACCTCCTGCGCTTTTTTCGTTACATAGCTGTTAAATATTTCGTTACATTGGCTTTGTCATTTTCTTTGAGTTTGTTACACACAAATTGCTGTGATTTATTAATGACATGGTGTGCTACTTGGGAATAAACCTGGTTTACAACTAAGTCGCTGGACCTGTCATCTAGGTGGCCGAATATTCTTCAAATGATTTCCCACGACCATGTCTGAGTTAGCTTTtgcaaattatgatatttaACTCCCAAATTGCGACGAATAAGAAGAAACATAAAATTGGCCTATTTTCGGTTGGCTCTAGAGAGGTTCCATATATAACCGGAACAATATCCAAGGCCAAATTCGGCCTCAGTGACTAATTTAGTTATGTTGAGTACAACTGTTGAGTAAAATGAAGTTGGGAccatttttacccgacttgacccagtgacccgaCGGAATAACTTTCTACCAGTGGACTTTTCCTAAAATTACAGTGATGATTAAAACTATAAATCCATGCGATTCCATTCGAACTAAAACGAAGTTAGTCTGTCAAGAATTGACAAAATGGCAGCAATCTGAACTTTTCTCCATTTGCTGGGCTGATACGTAtgaatatgggattatagccctgcaaacagcttaaaaaatctaaagattcgaaaaatgagttttcactatgggatgctACGCTTGTACTTATAATACGAgtttggtaaatttttcaaatttctccatGGTAATTTCCTTACATCCACGTTTCTCAACcgggggtccgcggacccccgaCCTTTTAAAAACACGCTAAAACGAACATCTCACAGCGAGCCGTTTTTTCATTGTTATCAAGGTTGAGAAACAATGAATAAACCTACATTGCCTTTTAATcgccaccgaaaaagctgaaaatttcacagaacgtTAAGGAtagtaagaaagatatgggagattgaatttttaaacatttttaaattttaaatcgcTCTAATGTACACGTGGATACAGAAGTATCATAGTGATCAACttttccccactgatcaactactcCCCGAATTACGGTGACTACCTACTTACCGGTAGCTGCTTTGCACCATTCGCAGTGATCTACACTCTGCAAGCATGAGTGGacagcgaaaaaaaaagtgatcgCCGTGGAATGCGTGAAGTTCAGCTGTTTTTTGGCGGCTGCTGCTGCCAGCCAGCTAGTAATCAGTAGCGCAGCGACATATTGTATAGTTTGGTTTTTGACACTGATGGATTATGGATGATGAAATACGCTCGCCCCGAACTGGATGGCAATGCACTTGAATGGAGGAGCACCAACGAGCGCGTTGCTTGGTTCTTCGGGCGCGTGCGATGGGCTCCAAGTatagtttttttgttttgcttttgtgGGGGCTTGACTGACAAATTAGAATTGTGAATGAGATATTTTGGGAAGGCTTTTCAAGTGAGTGTTGTTCCGCACTTGTGCATTGTTGATTGCTGTTTACATAGCATCTTCTTGCTTGTTTGGGTTCGTTAGATTTTTTACTTTGTTGGGTTTGTTTAACACGAAATAGAGAGTTATTTTTAAACTCAAATagtgattataaaaaaaaaacgacggaTGCCTTCCCGGCCCATAACATAACAGCAAAAAATCGTCAAATGGTTCTATCTGCGAGAGAGAAACTCTTCCTTCTCCCATAtcaattcccatacaaactaagAAGGGCTTATGCTGTCTAAGTTGAGAAGACCGAACACTACTAAGTGATCCATTAcgcttatttttattgcaatgCTCTAACACTGAATATGATTGAATTTGAAGTCTCCGTAGAAGTTTATACGGAACTATCCGCAAATGTCTTAAAAGAGGTCTCCAAAAAGTTGCGATAAAAACAGCAGCGTAAACGTCATATGCAGAGCGTAGAAAGGGGAtctcaagctcaaattttggaatgAAGGAAGCGTAAGTTCAAAATAAGAATGTGAAAGAGGGTAATCTAATTTCTGTAGATTTTCTTTCCGCTTTTCAAAAGTTAAATTATTCATGCTTTCGGAAGTTCATATTCGTCAGTTCATACACCGGATTAATTTTTGGATGACATTTCATCTATTCAATACTCTTTTGGCAATAAATTAGGCAGGTCACAATCAATCAACATTCATTCTAAGCAACAATCAGTCTGACACCACTTAATGATAGTAAGCTGGAGCAGCGTAGCTGGCATAGGCTGGCTGCGAAACGATGGTCTTGGTGGCCAATGGAGCGGCATATGTGGCATAAGCTGGCTGCGAAACAATGGTCTTGGTCACAGCTGGAGTGGCGTAGGAAATAGTCTTGGCAACTGGAGCAGCATACGAGATAGTCTTGGCAACTGGAGCAGCATATGAGATGGTCTTGGCAACTGGGGCAGCGTAGGCAGCATAGGCAGGCTGGGCAACAATGGTCTTGGCAGCAACAACTGGAGCAATGGTCTTGACGGCCAGAGGTTCACGACGGACAGCAGCATTGAATCCGTGGATCGGATCAGCAGTGTAGTCAACGGTGCGCTTGTAACCATCAGCATCAACCAGCGAGTAAGATCCCTGAACGACATCTCCGCTGCGGGATTCCTGCTGGGACTTCTGGTCACCGGTCAGGGCGTCGGAGATTCCGTACGAGTAGGAGTACTGTGGGTTGGGGTCGTACTCGTCGGCGACAACGGTCTTGGTGAGTGGAGCAGCTACAAGAGTCTTGGTAACTGGAGTGGCGTAAGCCAGAGGAGCCGAGTAGGCAACTGGAGCCAGAACTCCGGCACGGGCAACGGCCACCAGAGCGAGGAAGGTAACAAACTGAAAACGGAAAATTTACATTTAGAATTATACAATGATCACTCGAGTTAGCTAGTAACCTCACCTTGAATGCCATTTTGTAGAAATGTGTCCAGCGGTGTTGTCAAATCAATAGAACTAATCAAACTGTGCCTAATCAAGAACAATTTCTCCGTTTTATACTGAATGGATTTGATCCAACGACAACTGCTTCGGCGAACGACGATGAAATCCCACCCCACACAAACTTGATCCGTTCGTTTTCCGCTCTTATCCTTCAAGAGCagaaataaattgcaaaaatcaGCTGATGCAAAGACGGCTGGTATAGTAAAAATTGTATTCATACATACTCAAGCTAAAACATGAATCCGGTTTCGTTGTAGACATTCGATCAATGTTGATCTTAATCCTAACGTTCGTGATGTATGTAGGTGTCATTTGAATCCTGGATGAAATACAAGAGTATCAAAGTTTACTGATATCATCTATTTCTTTCTTGTTTCTGGCGTTGCGCCCCAACTGGGCCTTAGCCTGCTTCTGGGCTTAGTGGTCTAAGTGCCTTTTTAGCATTCGTATGCCATGTGGCAAGTACGTTGATATTCTATGCTTAgggaagtcaagcaaatttccattacgaaaagatcctgggaaTCCAACCCAAACACCTTCCGCATAGCTTTGCTATGTAGCCGCGGACGTTActactaggctaaggaaggccccttactGAAATTATGTTGTGGACAAATTATGTGTTTAAGGTCATTAGAATTCCAGCTTTTGAAAGAATCCATTACAGCTTTTGGTAGGAAGCAATCTCAATTCCTGAATAGTATGGTCCTTGAACATTCCAGCCAAAGACAAGCAGCCGCAACACTcaacttattttccattagtcGACTTTTAATAGATTGGTGTTAAAATGCGGTAAGTCGTGATTTGACCACCCGTTTCGTTAACATACAACACATATGGTTGCGATCTTGTTCGCTTTGACATTTACGCAATAACACTATCTGGTTAACTAATTAGAGTACGAGTAGTATTTGGCGGTAATGCTTTTTATTTCAATCGCAAATTGTTATAGTTGTTGTATCTGTGATTCAGTGGTTCAAtaaacactttcaaaattataaacttATTATAAGCTTATTTTGTCAATCGATTATCAATATTCAACGTGTGGTGAAGATGACCTGTGAAGGAAAAATAATTTACCAACTCAAAAAATTTCCCTTTTGGGCCATCATGAACAAAACCTTCAACCCTCAGCCCGGTTTAAATGATTAGCTGCACGTTTCCCGCAACTGTTATAAAGCCATAGCGTGATCTCATAGTACTCTAGAGTGGTTTGGAAAACTCTTAGTTGTGCGCTTCTTAAACGACTGTACGTGAAACAAACCAACAAAGTTTCAAGgagtatttttattgaaaatctatagCGCCTTTTGTAAGAAATCGTCATTGAAATCCTCAAAAACTGTTATGATAAAACTGAAGCATATGAAAACATTTAGAATACATTGAATAACAGCTTGAGCTTatacaaaatatttcaaatattctgTTCAGGAGAATTTCCTAAAGAATGTTGGAGATTATCTTgtacaattttgatgatttttaagaGAAAATTGCTTTTCATATGGCCAGAGAAAAAtaggaaaacatttttttttttttgcgtggaACCTTTTTCGAGGCTTAGATTAAAAATTCTCTTTTAATTTCATTGGCATCTCTCAATAACATTATACTTCAAATATAATTTCACCAATAATTGTAAGAGAAAAAGTAGACAAAATGGCGTAATTTTTTACCAGTATTGCTTTTGGAAGGAAATTGTTTAAATAACCACGTGGAATCAAATGACCACTTTTATCATGACTCAATGATGTAAAAGAAAACATTGCTTTCCCATATTATTTTTAAGTGCAATGTAAACATGTATGTGTGTGAGTAGCCATCAGGTTTGCTTAAGTTTTGCTCTGCGAATTTATTCAATAGTtcaatttcatgatattttaacaaaattatatacGTGTTGAATGCTATAGGGATAGTGTTCCAGTTTTGGAAATAGTGGTTCCATATCTGGACATATATAAAAtgttgataactttcacatttcaaatatttttgaatgtattaACATTAAGATTtgtcttaaatctaactactacaacacatacaaatttaaaaaaaaaatacaagtcATGTCcctaactggtacacctaccctacactCAAACAAAATTGATAGAAATCACACAAAATATTCTCGAATACCGACATCTCCGAATGCATTCCTTGCACCAAATAGAAGAGTAGAGACTAAATAAGGCTTGTTCAAACATAGCAGAATTTCATAGTACACAATCTACATCTACATTTTCGTAAAATCAAACAGGATTTGGTCACagtaaaaatataaacaataCAGGTAaacaaatttaactattttgcCCGTATATTCTCACTTTACTGTTCAGCAATTTCATGCAAACCCTAATCATGAATCTGGCAATCATTCAAACAATCGTTGAGGAGAAAGCGTTTCTAGTCATCCTTATTGttcggaatttaaaaaaaaaacttgtataaAATTATTTCAACATCCATTTGAATTCCTAAGAAGCCATTAAGCTAATgaggaaaaaaatcaatgattaaTGATGAGAAAATATTCAGAGATAAGTATTTCAAAAAGATTTGATGAGTTTATCATACGAATATTTGAAAtacttatttttgaatattttctgtatgcttttaaaatattttgatgaaatagaAATTTGCTTAAGTTTtccattataaataaaaatattttgtccaaaCTTTTACAAGGTGTGTCATACTTTTAGGCAGAAGAATTCACCAACCGTTCCAACAATATTCAGCGGCAATACAAAAATTCGTAAAATTTCCAATTGATGAATTTTCCAGTCAATGAATAAATAGTTTCCCTCGTTCTGAATTCGTCAGCTTTTGAATATAATTACTTTTTATAGCTTATTGGAAGACTATATCATCCTCTAGAAGAAGATTTTTTATGCTTCGAAAAAGAAGAcaaaccgtttttttttcaacttatgaaaatggatttttataaACTTATTAAtctatttcttaaaaatttaacAAGTAATATGTTTAGTCCTAGGAtgagatttttcttataaaaaaacatatttttgaattcggTCAAAGGATTTTCCAAATTCTTAGTATAAGGAAATGTTTCCAGCTTCTTCAACAAGATGTTGTACTACTACTGCGAGATATTTCCGGCTTCTGTAAAAGAAGACTCATCTCGCCTTTGAGAAGAGATCTACTACCTTCTTAAAAAAGCTCTTActtcaaaaaaaacttcaaaacggacggaaattttcaaaatttcaactccaATTAAGGTAAGCATAGTATCCTACGCAATCCATTATTTACACCATTCAGTATCGATTACTATGCTCAAAAAGATAAAAAATTTGGTATCAAATGCAACatgaacaaatcatattataatCAAGTATGAAACCAATTGAGTTTCTTGATATTGATCAGGTGTATTGTGTGTGTTTATACAATATTTcggataaataaacaaatagtgGCGATAATAATtacatttttggatgaaatttcaTCTATTCAATACTCTTTTGGCAATAAATAAGGCAGGTCACAATCTATCAACAGTCATTCTAAGTAACAATCAGTCTAATGACTTAGTGATAGTAAGCTGGGGCAGCGTAGCTAGCATAGGCTGGCTGCGAAACGATGGTCTTGGTGGCCAAAGGCGCGGCATAGGTGGCATAGGCTGGTTGCGAAACAATGGTCTTGGTCACAGCTGGAGCAGCATACGAGATGGTCTTGGCAACTGGGGCGGCGTAGGCAGCATAGGCAGGCTGGGCAACGATGGTCTTGGCAGCAACGACTGGAGCAACGGTCTTCACGGCCAGAGGTTCACGACGGACAGCAGCGTTGAATCCGTGGATTGGATCAGCAGTGTAGTCGACGGTGCGCTTGTAACCATCAGCATCAACCAGCGAGTAAGATCCCTGGACGACATCTCCGTTGCGGGATTCCTGTTGGGACTTCTGGTCACCGGTCACGGCATCGGAGATTCCGTACGAGTAGGAGTACTGTGGGTTGGGGTCGTACTCATCGGCGACAATGGTCTTGGTGACTGGGGCAGCTACCAAAGTCTTAGTAACTGGAGTGGCGTAAGCCAGAGGAGCAGAGTAGGCAACTGGAGCCAGAACTCCGGCACGGGCAACGGCCACCAGAGCGAGGAAGGTAACGAACTGATaacagaaaattttcacttagaTTCGTACTATGATCACTCGAATTTGCTAGTTAACTCACCTTGAATGCCATTTTTTTAATGATATCTTGCGATGTTGTCAAATGAATAGAACTAATCAAACTGTGCCTAGTCAAGAACAATTTGGCCGTTTTATACAGAATGGATTTGATCCAACACCAACTGCTTCGGCAAACGTCGACGAAATCCCACCCCACACAAACTTGATTCGTTCGTTTTCCACTCTTATCCTTTTAGAGCAGAAATCACAAGCAATAATCAGCTGACGCAAAGACGGCTCGTATAGTTGAAACTGTATGCAAACGTACTCGAGCAAAAATATATGAAGCCGGTTCCGTTGTTGATATTCGATCGATGTTGATTTTCCTTCGATTGATTCATTTTGATCAAATGATTGATCTAAATGTTCATGATGTATGTTGGTGTCATTTAAGTTTTGATGAAATACAATATCAATTGACTGAAATCAGCTTGCAGCCAAATAATGTGTTCAAGGTCTTTCAAATTACAACCTATGAAAGAATCTTTCATTCTTAGTTACCAAACTTTATGATGccttaaatttcacacgaaacaACGTAACATTCAACTTAAATATTTCCTATCAACCATCGTTTAGccaattgaagtaaaaatacTGTAAGGAGTCATGAGTTCAAAACTGACGTCTATCATTTGGGGGCAGGGGAGTCTACGAAACTGTGACAGTGTATGTGTTCAGTTGACCAACCGTAGCGCTAATGTTGAACATCTCAAGGAATTAACTAAGCTTCAAAGGTCCCGCTTTTATGATCGTTCACCGATAATGGACTCAACGCTCAGGCGCTCCCCTTGTGAATCATAATGGATTCGTTTTCTGAGAATAACAATACATTATTACCGATGTTTTCCCATGCATCGAAAACCTATTTTCCAAAgaactacaaatttcaattttgtaattacaaaattttatgtttttctcagCTCCTGCCGAACAGAGTTGGTAGTCTAATGGCTTCATAAGCTGAAGGTCATGGGGTCAATACCAGGTCcgttcctttcctcgtactttgtagttgtatctttcactttcTTCTATCACTCTCTATTCGCTCAAAggaaacgctagaaccagagacggtcAAGATACCGTTATATGGGCAGTTTGCagttttgatttcaaaattttggttgtgCAAATACTTTAAACACTTCAGTCTGTGTGTTGTTCCGATAATAAGTGGTATACAATTAAAGAGGTCAATATCAGTCagattttgatgtttttgacACTGCTAttatttcgaacaatttcaactagtaaggtaccgtggggtaagtggatacagaaaaatcaacagtcaacttcattgttatgtacagctaacgtgaaaaatgtaattcaatttttttttctgtggataacacaTGAGGGACTAATGTGCTTCAAATCGTTTcttgtttcgatttttctgattgttatgtattgagtatgagcgacttgaaaatttgccccaaatgatccacttgccccaccatggtggggtaagtggatcaccaaacaaaaaaatcttttctcaaaactagtATGGTATAATTATGTATAGTGTGAATGATATTGCTTTCGTTCTTGTTAATAGTGCTAGTAATATTACATTTTGATagtctaaaaattaaaaaaatatttttattttatcaaaataatatttaaaatattttactttagttcacactaattcaaacaaaaaaacattgtgGCTAGTATAATTTGGaggaaattcatccatttatacacataagctatacagaagtattgcaGGGGTATTccaaacgatgttttcgaaaaacacttatagtttaaaaacataagttacatttatttttgattaaaaaactgaaatatttttattctatTGATGAATATAATTGTATCATAtatctagaacaatttatatggtcaaataaggtacggcATTGGGCATTCAATTgaaagaaacaaatattttggtcttttgcaactcagcttagataaaccacgtaAAGTTTTGGTTtaaatattgcaatattcattcttttatatgttttataccagaaagattaaaaataaactgttaggtggattaattcaatttttttatagtcaatttgacaaatgtAAGCTAGGAATGAGAaaagttaaaggaaaacaacatttgcggatattgaaacttattcaaattctcGTAAACAGTGTGTCaacaaatgataataatacttgatccacttaccccaccccattaaaaactaggggtaagtgtaccatgtccaatatatttgtatttattcataaaaatctcatattttttattgtgattcattaaattagaactgaaatgctcaccatgtgttgaaaaaactaatagtattcgattttagacagagatacaatagatttttgattgatagaaaacaatttcaaaataaatcaatttttgcgGCTCACAAGTTtacttgtgttagtgtacgtgtagtaccagttttgtaATAGTATTAGTGTGGGTGTaaaaatataacctaaaacgaagcaatggtgcaaaaacattcaacatattcaagtatttaagcttaatatggacaaatgatccacttaccccactgatacacttcccccactgtaccttatctcacttttcggcaaaggctcagaaatatttgaaattgtttaaaaGCAAAATTGAATCATAcactgtggagaaaatttcagttcGATTGTAGACAATACAAAGAGCATGCCAAAGttaagcattttgtatggaaatcgacATGctctgctattattcagaacagcactgtgtTACGTTCATTTTTCTGTGCTTCAGTGGTCATGACACACTGTTGCATTTTGTACAGGTGGAAAAGCCAAGCTTTTCGTGCACAGCATCAACGTGATGGTTTTGGTGACGTTCAGTCACACTACAATCAGGCAATTTCCAAAATAGGAAATTCTCGGCGTCTGAGTATTAATAAGCCATTGAAGCTTCAGCAGAAGTgattgttcagttttttttttttttttttgaaacct is a genomic window containing:
- the LOC5572419 gene encoding cuticle protein isoform X2 yields the protein MAFKFVTFLALVAVARAGVLAPVAYSAPLAYATPVTKTLVAAPLTKTVVADEYDPNPQYSYSYGISDALTGDQKSQQESRSGDVVQGSYSLVDADGYKRTVDYTADPIHGFNAAVRREPLAVKTIAPVVAAKTIVAQPAYAAYAAPVAKTISYAAPVAKTISYAAPVAKTISYATPAVTKTIVSQPAYATYAAPLATKTIVSQPAYASYAAPAYYH
- the LOC5572419 gene encoding cuticle protein isoform X3, which produces MAFKFVTFLALVAVARAGVLAPVAYSAPLAYATPVTKTLVAAPLTKTVVADEYDPNPQYSYSYGISDALTGDQKSQQESRSGDVVQGSYSLVDADGYKRTVDYTADPIHGFNAAVRREPLAVKTIAPVVAAKTIVAQPAYAAYAAPVAKTISYAAPVAKTISYATPAVTKTIVSQPAYATYAAPLATKTIVSQPAYASYAAPAYYH
- the LOC5572418 gene encoding cuticle protein isoform X1, which encodes MAFKFVTFLALVAVARAGVLAPVAYSAPLAYATPVTKTLVAAPVTKTIVADEYDPNPQYSYSYGISDAVTGDQKSQQESRNGDVVQGSYSLVDADGYKRTVDYTADPIHGFNAAVRREPLAVKTVAPVVAAKTIVAQPAYAAYAAPVAKTISYAAPAVTKTIVSQPAYATYAAPLATKTIVSQPAYASYAAPAYYH
- the LOC5572418 gene encoding cuticle protein isoform X3, which produces MAFKFVTFLALVAVARAGVLAPVAYSAPLAYATPVTKTLVAAPVTKTIVADEYDPNPQYSYSYGISDAVTGDQKSQQESRNGDVVQGSYSLVDADGYKRTVDYTADPIHGFNAAVRREPLAVKTVAPVVAAKTIVAQPAYAAYAAPVAKTISYAAPAVTKTIVSQPAYATYAAPLATKTIVSQPAYASYAAPAYYH